One window of Candidatus Regiella endosymbiont of Tuberolachnus salignus genomic DNA carries:
- the ispD gene encoding 2-C-methyl-D-erythritol 4-phosphate cytidylyltransferase, which translates to MNALPEVIAVLPAAGIGKRMQTDCPKQYLTIGQKTILEYAVDSLLHHPRIKQIIVVIDLQDDRFQSLALAHHAKIQVVYGGEQRADSVMAGLQQAEQYINQSSWVLIHDAARPCLHPEDLDKLLEVTEHSKIGGILATPVRDTMKRGGVSTAVINQTLERQQLWHALTPQIFPFALLKDCLSGGIEKGIEITDEASALEYYGYQPLLIKGRSDNIKITYPEDLALAEFYLTRRND; encoded by the coding sequence ATGAATGCACTTCCTGAAGTAATTGCCGTATTGCCTGCTGCGGGTATTGGCAAGCGGATGCAAACTGATTGCCCGAAACAATATTTAACTATTGGCCAGAAAACGATACTTGAATATGCGGTCGATTCCTTACTGCACCACCCACGTATTAAACAGATTATTGTCGTCATTGACTTACAAGATGATCGATTTCAATCTTTAGCGCTGGCTCATCATGCAAAAATTCAAGTGGTTTATGGTGGTGAACAGCGAGCTGATTCGGTGATGGCAGGTTTACAACAGGCTGAGCAATATATCAATCAATCATCCTGGGTGCTGATCCATGATGCTGCTCGCCCTTGTTTGCATCCTGAGGATCTGGATAAGTTGTTAGAGGTTACAGAGCACAGCAAAATTGGTGGCATATTAGCAACACCGGTTCGAGATACCATGAAACGGGGAGGAGTCAGTACAGCGGTTATCAATCAGACGTTAGAACGACAACAGCTATGGCACGCGCTCACCCCTCAGATTTTTCCGTTTGCATTATTGAAAGATTGCTTATCAGGTGGCATCGAGAAAGGGATAGAGATCACTGACGAAGCTTCTGCGTTAGAATATTACGGTTATCAACCATTATTGATCAAAGGTCGATCTGACAATATTAAAATAACCTATCCAGAAGATCTGGCCTTAGCGGAATTTTATTTAACTCGTAGAAATGATTAG
- the ftsB gene encoding cell division protein FtsB has translation MKKITLLLLILLGWLQYSLWFGKNGIHDFIRVKNDLTSQEAHNLTLKVRNDKLFAEIDDLNVGQEAIEERVRNELGMIKPGETFYRLVPDNSKNKKNSP, from the coding sequence ATGAAAAAAATTACGCTACTGCTATTAATTTTGCTTGGTTGGTTACAATACTCACTTTGGTTCGGCAAAAATGGTATTCATGATTTTATCCGTGTTAAAAATGATCTTACCTCACAGGAAGCGCATAATCTTACACTTAAAGTACGGAATGATAAATTATTTGCTGAGATTGATGATTTAAATGTGGGCCAAGAAGCAATTGAAGAACGTGTGCGTAATGAACTCGGTATGATTAAACCAGGAGAGACCTTCTATCGGCTCGTTCCTGATAATTCCAAAAACAAAAAAAATAGCCCTTAA